In Stomoxys calcitrans chromosome 2, idStoCalc2.1, whole genome shotgun sequence, the following proteins share a genomic window:
- the LOC106082581 gene encoding 17-beta-hydroxysteroid dehydrogenase 13 has translation MANNNIQVPLTYYFHTITTLVLTPIFWVIIVIRELLHRPQNPTIKGEVAVITGGARGLGRELAIELAKRGCHIAVLDILEDEAKDTAKFLSESYNVKAKAYKVDISDYEQLNEFHSNVVRDFGDVTILINNAAMLAISDSTPMDCKEIQKRITVNYTAQLWMNQLFLPRMKELNHGYIMAISALAALITSPYGQIYGSSKSAVRAYMACLRAELKRAKYNIRVLTVMPTFLNTNHQVLHFVRLYGFDLVLPTIDGDVIAKQAVEAMLHGLEEITLPRIANLACKLMELWPTWLRDFVLGVMSPKVNVEEVINLLSADPNYAASSPS, from the exons ATGGCCAATAACAACATCCAAGTCCCTTTGACTTACTATTTTCATACAATTACGACATTGGTGTTAACACCAATTTTTTGGGTTATCATTGTCATAAGAGAACTACTTCATAGGCCACAAAATCCTACCATAAAAGGGGAAGTGGCTGTCATCACAGGTGGCGCCAGAGGTTTAGGTCGCGAATTAGCCATTGAATTGGCCAAAAGGGGCTGTCACATAGCTGTATTGGATATTTTGGAAGACGAAGCAAAGGATACTGCCAAATTCTTGAGTGAATCATACAATGTTAAGGCCAAGGCCTATAAG GTTGATATATCTGACTATGAGCAATTGAATGAATTTCACTCCAACGTGGTGCGAGATTTTGGAGATGTCACCATATTGATAAACAATGCCGCCATGTTAGCCATATCCGATAGCACCCCCATGGATTGCAAGGAAATTCAAAAAAGGATCACCGTCAACTATACAGCACAATTGTGGATGAATCAACTGTTTTTGCCCCGCATGAAGGAATTAAATCATGGTTATATCATGGCTATTTCTGCTCTTGCCGCCCTTATTACATCACCCTATGGCCAAATATATGGCTCAAGCAAAAGTGCTGTGAGAGCTTATATGGCCTGCTTGAGAGCAGAGTTGAAACGTGCCAAATACAATATCAGAGTGTTGACCGTAATGCCAACATTTCTAAATACCAATCATCAAGTATTGCACTTTGTAAGGCTGTATGGGTTCGATTTGGTATTGCCCACCATAGATGGCGATGTGATTGCTAAACAAGCAGTGGAGGCAATGTTACATGGCCTTGAGGAGATAACATTGCCGCGTATCGCAAATCTAGCCTGCAAATTGATGGA ATTGTGGCCGACTTGGTTGCGTGATTTCGTACTGGGAGTAATGAGTCCCAAAGTGAATGTGGAAGAAGTTATAAATTTACTTAGTGCAGATCCGAATTATGcagcatcatcaccatcatga